The sequence below is a genomic window from Plasmodium cynomolgi strain B DNA, chromosome 4, whole genome shotgun sequence.
CCCCTTCAGGATGTTCCCCTTCagcattttccccttcagcattttcctcctctatgtcaaatttcattaaaaactTTTCCAGGAGATTTATATAATCCACAACACCAGGATTATCAATTCCTTGTCTCTTAAATTGATATAGGATCGATCTCTTTATACTTCGTATAAGAAATGAGATCCCCATACTGATTATTAAACTAGCCCCAAACGTTCCTACATAACCCGCCTGTGAAATACCTATTCCTACTGCAATAATTATAATGGGtataatgaagaagaaagctttatatgtaaaatttatcagcatatatttatttttactaatGTTTGGATCCTTCTTATATTCGTCTACCTTAGCATACGCCTTGAACATTAGTTTTTCAACAGGctcatataattttgtagTCAATGTATTTATCAACAAAcctataatatttaataatcTCCATAactttgttaatattttcaaagcACGCATAAATTCATTTGGTCTTTTTACTTTAGTATATGTTGACTTACGGTTTTCATCATCGTTTTCATCTTGATCAAGTTTCAAATCATCATCAAAATCTAGAGTAAAATAGTCCTCTAAATTCCCTAATTCATCATCATCTCCTTCTCCATCAAAGTAATCTATACCTTCTTTTCGTATAAAGTAATCGTCATTGTATAGCAACTCATCTTCATCTTCCAGAATTTTCTCTAGCTTAAGCtctatttttgcttttccttttttttacttttttctgtaaaaaaaCCTCAACATTTAGAACACGAATTTTGGGCTCTTtactttcacatttttcatcatcatttttttcattaactTCGTAAATTAATTCATGTTCACCTGTTTGGTCaccctcttcttcttcttcttctacttccacttcttcttcagtCATTTCATTATCACTTTTCCGGTCATCACATTCGGCCTCCACTTCTACTTTTGCATCTGCTTCAGTAAATTcattttcccttcttctctGGTTATCACATTCGGCCTCCACTTCCGCTTTTGCATCTGCTTCAGTCAaccttttttcgcttctctgGTCATCACTTTCTGCCTCTACTTCTTCAGTCTTTTCATTCTCGCTTCCCTGAccctcgtttttttctttttcttccttctttattttatttccactttttaattcacttttaatttttaggttaccgttttttccttcttcgctttttaattcatctccaaattttatattcaaacGTTTTACATCTCCACTCTTTGATGAATTCCCACTTTTTACTTTGCCCCGTTTTGCTGCTTCTTTCTCTAACTTATTTACACTTTTTAGATAAACACTTTTTCTCTGTGTATTATATCCTAGCtgttcttttatattttcctcatCTACTGTATTAATCAGTTCGTGTCTGGCTAATAATCGATTACACCTTAGATCCAGAGTGGTGTCTATGTTGTGCCCCGTACCTAATGTTTTACTAATGGTTCCCTAAGTAAAGTtacatgcaaaaaaggatcattataaaaaagagtTTACAATCTggcaaatatataaaaaaattcatttttaaaaagaacatcAAGGAGGGAGTTAAAATAAACAGGAATGTCATCTATACCTCATTGTTGCAATGTTGACATATccaaaggaaaagggaaaatacaagagattttttaaaaaggaaacaactacttttttctttcttcggATAGTCCTTTAACGTAATCATATTATCAATAGACACAGTACGTTAAAttgatttttaaattgtcaaCCATAGAATATAACACTACAATTACGTTATTatcttttcattattttttattttatcttaaaaaggtaaaataaatCTATGAATTATTCGTACATTCGTAGTACATATATggctatatatatacatatacatttatatttatcgtATGATTCGTAATGGGGTGAAAAAGAAGACGGGGTTCGTCAAAAATGTACTACTGAAACATTCGTACAAATGCTTTTACAACAAGACAACTTCGCCTCGAATGATGTACATACAAATGGgttgataaataaaaatatatatatatgcgcatatatatacatatatacatataacaatcattatacaaaataacgATGAaagcttttctttttctagttattcgaaaaaaaaagattcatACTATTAACATATAAAATTTAGGTAAAACGTACATATACAAATCGACAAAATTTTGGTTTAACAGAATTGataaaaaacatatcaacaaaacattaaaaatcaCAACGtctaacatatttttacaacattagtttttaaaaataaacaaataaataccattaattatacaaataaaaaaaaggaacaaaaacggtaaaaaatagtaaatttttattaaattcgttatctaatttttattctaaaAAAACTATATTAAAATGACTAAGTCCTgtattatgttttaaaaaaattagacgtatattactaaaaaaatttttaaagtataCCCGAAcgggtaaaaaaaagcattttgtatttaaaaaaattttgacgGAACTGTctattcacttttttgcttcattattttttaatgttgcAATTCGTACCTAATTTggaacgtttttttctattttttcataaaataaatacgtATATTCATCATGTATTAATATACTCATAAATTCGTAAATTCACAAACCgcgattttttcttatttttctacatatgAATAAATTCGTCTCTTAAACTCAAGAgtttaatgagaaaaaaatgtctgAACGAAATTTACTCAGGACGAAATAAATTCATGACAGTGCAtacaatttcgaaaaaatctCCCCAAATGAAACAACaattttaccaaaaaaaaaataatatgcaacagaaatatcttttttttagaaatgcTAATCAATATCAGAACAATTTGCGAAATGCTGgctttgtaatttttctgaTTAAAtgtcaaataaaatttcataaattagatcatttttaatagcataaaaataaacaagtaTAACatttaagagaaaaaagaaaagacaaAATTTGTAGACTAATATGCAACAAACAATACGTGAAAAATagcattcaaaaaaaatttatatttatctacatgtccatatttttatttatatatgcaacGCCGCAAATTGTCtgctaattaaaaaattgctataCGAACATTGGTAGCATTTAAATTGTccgcaaaaaattttgcgtTCGTTTCTCACAAGTGACTATTTTTCTTAGATAAAATTAATAGgcataaaatgagaaaaacaaattaacatatttaaaatgctttcttctatttttaagaaaaaaaaaaaaagtcgttCTACAATTTAGGGGTAATTATTCTTTGGTTGCACTATACATACAGTCACTGTCTTATTTGGAATGATGCTTAATTAACTTTCTGTATTCACTAAATAGGCACCACTTCGCGGTACCATTTGCTTTGAACTCGCGCAGAAAGTGCAAAACAtatttgacaatttttaaatacataTCCAGccttaatttattatataatggagtaaattacaaaaaaatatgtgataaCTTTGGCAACACTTTTGCGGGTTCGTTTTATCTGCTAACAGATTTAATCACTTATAGGCGTTTACTTCTTTTTACTAAactttttgcatatttttttctttttttcaatgcaaaaaaaagttcgtAAAAATGATCTATGCATTTATGTATTCATAAAATGGTAGtgtaattcataaaaaatttgtatttacTTTTAgcgaatttaatttttgttcgcACTTGTTCTatgcaacaaaatgaattgcGTCATTATAACCTTTACGCTATTGTACTAGTTAACACAATCTCGTTTTCATACGATACGAAATGTTATAATTCTTCCATCGGTGGAGGTATGCTCCatccgtttttttatattaatatataaccTTTTAAAGGATGGAATTTTTTACCATTAGGAAAATATagaatatgaattttttggggcacttctttttatttaaaaaaaattacagtACCTATATAACATACATTCAGTGAATTTTATAACACCTTATTGATTTAtcagttataatttttataaataatataccccATTGTGAAGTCTACTATAATTTTTGATCAGAATCAAATCATTTTTAGCTAATCcgattataataaaatgcaatttatattttaactgCTAAGATGGTGGGCGACGCAGCTCAGTTTTCAtggctatattttttctaagaataaaagtttttgttaattctaaatttttgttgGCATTTAATATTGCAGAGGATTAATTACAATCAAAAAGTAATGGGCCTATGGTGATTTATACAAACGAATGTGTATCTATGTAATGTAAGATTTTccaaaagaaattaacaaTCGCTAATTCTTAAAATTGTTGTTAATTATCAGTAAggtgacaattttttgtgttcataATGTTGCATAGGTTAATCCTCCTTCTATATTCTGTGTATTTATTACAACGGAAGTTAGAAGAGTTCTTATATGGTCAGCAAAATGACTTAAGTTATGACAAGCATAGAATTTTCACCCAGAAAAAAGTATCAATTTCACTTCTAATTTGAGCATTACATGAAAGCAGTTTTGATCAGTTAAATGTAATAACGTGAGTGCTCACAAATGCGTTGCGCTTATAACTgcacatctttttttttttttctgatacAGTTAAAACATTCATACAAATAGAAGTCAATCTATTCGTTCTATCTCGTAGTAGCcgaataaataattcaaaatatgTTGTCGTTCCTGGGTAGgagtgtatacatataaatcttctcttgttttaattttcatacaTAGGGAGAATTCTTAATTTGGGAGAATCACTCCCTTTTATATTGCCGCTAACATCATCGCGCAGTAGTAAAACTTGATCCAAACAGCTAGTTCGTATGCGCACagataaatttatttctaatCGTAGTACATATACGAAATTCATATGCATCGTACTGTCATTAGGGGAGTGTAAATACAGacacatatgcatgtttACTCTTATTAATTCACGTCATTATGCTCAACGTTAAGCGAATTTTTCTATGAGTATGTAACTGccttaaaagggaaaaaatgagaaatgaTCCTTAAGAACCAATAAAATATTCGCATATCTCTAACGCAGTAATGCACGCCTTTAAGGAGGATTAAAATAGAAACAGGCACTCTCTCTACGCTTAACTATTTTATCATGTGTGTATTAGGGCCACTTAATAAGATGGCATACCGTCAAAGATGGACTGCTGCTGATTCCTCTCTCAATTGGAATTCTTTACCACAATGAAACGAGTTATTACCTAACAAAGCTAATTAACCACTGTAACGAATATGGTTagggaaataaatttatctaATGcctgtaaatatttttatgcgtGCCTTGGTAgactgagaaaaaaaaaaattcgcattCTCCTTCTTTACATTTCCCAAATGTGTGAAAATTGCCGATTTAAAATAACTAATGACCTTTAACAAATTCatgtcatttatttatttcatttctaTAAAATTGTTCATGAGTGGGTCAACCGACACAAGCCAAATGCTCACATTAGAAACACCTGCGTAGAAAGTTATCCCCACCTAAATGTCAGATTAGACAAAATTTGCTCGCTTTTATTAATAAGACATCACCGACATTAGTTGCCAATTCAGTTGcttcatatatgtatatttatttttttttacaaaaattaatcacAGCTTATGATAAATTGAAAGGCGaaaggggcgaaaaaaagtaataggAACCACCAAAGCGCACAATGAATCGTAGTTAAATCCTGTctaaaagaaatatgcacCAGTCGGTTTTCGTTTctagttctttttttttgaatatatgCAGATATATATGTCCAACTCGATCGCTTCACCGCATTTCGGTAGCACATAATAAATAGGACAATACCCCTCCTCTTCGGTAACTATAACCCCTAGGATTGTAAACTTAGTGATTGCCTACATTTAACTAATTCgaaaaaacaattacatCTAAGCATAAATatgatatttatatttttaaaagatttaaaagttaaaaatatgtgctaATGACGTTTTTCGACGAAAAAAATCGTCACTAATGTATTGGAGTTACGTATGGTTAAAAATGTGGCttattaaattctttttatataaaaatgaaccacATGGGTATAAGCATGTGTTACCCGCATTTGTAGCCACATGTGTAttcatatgaacaaataaaaaaaaaaagaaaaaattaaaaatgacatgAAACAAAAATCTTTTAGGTTGCACGCAAACAAatcgaaaaaagggaaacgaaaaaaaggaaagggaaaaaaaaaaaaaaatgaaagcagaaaaacggaaagaaaaaaaaaaaggaaagcggAAAAACGGTAGAAGGAAACAatggaaaaacgaaaaaagaaaaacaaatactTCAAACTCTGGAAGGTCAACCACTTATGTAATTAATTCATTCAAATTATACGAATGTAGCTTCATAAATTGAGagtaatttataaaaacatatatcaaatgaaaatgtgaataaaatttacctCCCCGAACGCGAACCGCTTATTTTCCGTGTTCCAATTGTACATATTATGTAATGAAGCGTTTCTACAAACAACAAATGGGTGTCCAAATAGTACACTTCGAAAATTAAATTTCTCGAAAAAAGagtattataaattaatgataaaaaatttaaaactaaaaacaacaaaataaatattaaaagaaatatgtacacaaatatatacatataaatgtacatatcaTGAATGCACATAGCCAAATatgattaatataatatgccTAGGtgcatttgcaaaaaatttgtgttaacaaaaaaggattccCTGAGGACGTAACATCACTGCATATGCAAATGTAGATCTTCACGATTTGAGACGATAAAACGTGTTACGAGATATATACAATCTTCAAAATACAACTAGCCCTTACTTTAATCCAATGACTTGATGTttaaccgtttttttttttttttgataattataTGCATGCAGGAAAAGGGTTAAAAGCTAACCAATTTTGAAACGGCCAAGCATACGTTgcgatatttaaaaaagcgAACAGAAAGCATATTGACTTTATTGTAGCCATAAGATGCATTAACTCTTCATgcttgaatatttttttttttatgaagattctcaatcaatatttttattttccctacGTTCTTCTGTACAACTACAAATTtagacaattttttgttttattttttttactacaaagatatattttctttataaaggattaattataaaacattTGTATCTTTTAATTCACTACTTctggtttgtttttttcccattttttttttttttcatcccagTTTAGACTTTTTTCCCTACCTTTTTATATtgtcttcttttccttctattttttctctttggGGGCATCTTTCGGCGTAGCAGCTTtgtcctttccttttccagctcctccttttgtctcttccccttttgcatctcctccttttgtctcttccccttttgtctctttcccttttgtctctttcccttttgtctcttccccttttgtcgcttcacatttttctttattatttggGTCtaattccccatttttaccgCTATTCCCCcttaatttatcatttttgcctttccctttgatttaccatttttatttgccttaTCACCATCCTCATCACCCTtctcttcgttttttaatGGCCCTTTACCTGCAGGAGGCAatcctccattttgaattaaCCGCTCTACTTGTTCATCAACCTTTATTATCTCCAATTCGATTAAATCCTCTTTTGTTAAGTTACCagaattttcccctttgggcgattcttttataattttatttatgatacgatattttaataattttttttttagttcaattttttttttaattccttttaactgaattttatgttttctataatttatcataaaattttcttcaatttgacTTAATTCCTCAAGATCCTTCTCAGCATTGAGTTTAATTGTATTCTTtatcttaattttttctaccatgtcatttaatttaatttcttccacaaataatttaaattttaactttTGTTCTTCCAAGTTTAATGCAATTATTCCTGTTAATAAATcgattatttcttttattcctGTTGGAAGGAGTGGTACATCATTAACTGCGGTCGCCACTGTTTTAtctgtttctccttcttccttcttcggcattttattttcttctttcttctcttctGGTGGTTTTACTTCCCCACTCGTACTTCCCTCCGTAGACACCACTGTTTTAGCTTTCTCAGATTTTTCGCCTGCATTCCCTTCACCTTCTGCCAGCCATCTGCCGCACTGGAAATATGGATTTAGGTCATTCTGGATCAGCTTCTCTTTCAATGATT
It includes:
- a CDS encoding hypothetical protein (putative); translated protein: MITLKDYPKKEKSSCFLFKKSLVFSLFLWICQHCNNEGTISKTLGTGHNIDTTLDLRCNRLLARHELINTVDEENIKEQLGYNTQRKSVYLKSVNKLEKEAAKRGKVKSGNSSKSGDVKRLNIKFGDELKSEEGKNGNLKIKSELKSGNKIKKEEKEKNEGQGSENEKTEEVEAESDDQRSEKRLTEADAKAEVEAECDNQRRRENEFTEADAKVEVEAECDDRKSDNEMTEEEVEVEEEEEEGDQTGEHELIYEVNEKNDDEKCESKEPKIRVLNVEVFLQKKVKKRKSKNRA
- a CDS encoding hypothetical protein (putative), which codes for MNCLFFVKILTVPFLIWIHRHHRTYNGTVTESLKEKLIQNDLNPYFQCGRWLAEGEGNAGEKSEKAKTVVSTEGSTSGEVKPPEEKKEENKMPKKEEGETDKTVATAVNDVPLLPTGIKEIIDLLTGIIALNLEEQKLKFKLFVEEIKLNDMVEKIKIKNTIKLNAEKDLEELSQIEENFMINYRKHKIQLKGIKKKIELKKKLLKYRIINKIIKESPKGENSGNLTKEDLIELEIIKVDEQVERLIQNGGLPPAGKGPLKNEEKGDEDGDKANKNGKSKGKAKMIN